One genomic window of Rhizomicrobium sp. includes the following:
- a CDS encoding SDR family oxidoreductase, with translation MADWTAKDIPDLAGIYAVVTGTGGLGYETALQLARHGAEIVLAGRNPEKGAQSLAKIRGLAPSAKIVFEALDLADLKSVAAFAARMNAQGRPIDRLVNNAGVMAFPTRRTTVDGFEAQFATNHLGHFALTAGLLPLLRAAKAPRVTTVSSHAHHIGKIRFGDLQAARRYRPSRAYAQSKLANLLFMLELQRRSDAKGWGLMSNAAHPGGSMTDLFANGPGYRAGLMGRIEWRFMNFIAQSPADGALPQLFAATSPDAGPAAYYGPQKFFGLGGPPGPARMSKRARDPKVAARLWEVSQKLTGATFA, from the coding sequence ATGGCCGACTGGACCGCGAAAGACATTCCCGACCTCGCCGGCATATATGCCGTCGTCACCGGCACGGGCGGGCTCGGCTACGAGACCGCGCTCCAGCTCGCCCGCCACGGCGCCGAGATCGTGCTCGCCGGGCGCAATCCCGAGAAGGGGGCCCAATCGCTCGCGAAGATCCGGGGCCTGGCGCCTTCCGCGAAGATCGTGTTCGAAGCGCTCGATCTCGCCGATCTCAAATCCGTCGCCGCGTTCGCCGCGCGGATGAACGCGCAGGGCCGGCCCATCGACCGCCTCGTCAACAATGCCGGCGTGATGGCGTTCCCGACGCGGCGCACCACCGTCGACGGCTTCGAGGCGCAGTTCGCCACCAACCATCTCGGCCATTTCGCGCTCACCGCGGGGCTCCTGCCGCTGCTGCGCGCCGCCAAGGCGCCGCGGGTCACGACCGTGTCGAGCCACGCGCATCACATCGGCAAGATCCGCTTCGGCGATCTGCAGGCCGCGCGCCGCTACCGCCCCAGCCGCGCCTATGCGCAGTCCAAGCTCGCGAACCTGCTGTTCATGCTGGAATTGCAGCGCCGCTCCGACGCGAAGGGCTGGGGTCTGATGTCGAATGCCGCCCATCCCGGCGGCTCGATGACCGATCTATTCGCCAACGGTCCGGGCTATCGCGCCGGGCTGATGGGCAGGATCGAATGGCGCTTCATGAACTTCATCGCGCAATCGCCCGCCGACGGCGCGCTGCCGCAGCTCTTCGCCGCCACTTCGCCGGATGCCGGGCCCGCGGCCTATTACGGCCCGCAAAAATTCTTCGGCCTCGGCGGCCCGCCCGGCCCGGCGCGCATGTCGAAGCGCGCCCGCGATCCCAAGGTCGCGGCGCGTCTGTGGGAGGTTTCGCAGAAGCTGACCGGCGCGACGTTCGCTTAG